Proteins from a genomic interval of Pecten maximus chromosome 13, xPecMax1.1, whole genome shotgun sequence:
- the LOC117340475 gene encoding uncharacterized protein LOC117340475, translating to MKRCFSGILDKCNELGYAPDPTTVITDFEQAVFSALRATFGQHVNSRGCFYHLTQNTWRKVQELGLTDLYKTDERVRLFCGMLDGLALLPVLEVSSGMDYMKANTPAGLEELVDYFDNTYVSGTYRRVQPPPAQPGGVLPPVRMRRTPPMLPPHLWNVHEATIQNEDRTNNLCESWNYGFQQLIGHNHQSVWTAIYCLRKDQALVAAALLADSRGAPPTKRVKRATRDLQVRLRNLCSDIASGRRNVEVFPSWCWTLYTV from the coding sequence ATGAAGAGATGTTTTTCGGGTATTTTGGATAAGTGCAACGAACTTGGATATGCTCCAGATCCAACCACGGTTATCACAGACTTTGAACAAGCTGTATTCAGTGCATTGAGGGCTACATTTGGACAACATGTGAACTCCCGAGGATGCTTCTACCATCTTACACAGAACACATGGCGCAAGGTACAGGAACTGGGACTTACAGATTTGTACAAGACTGATGAGAGAGTTAGGCTGTTTTGTGGCATGTTAGATGGACTTGCATTGTTACCAGTTCTAGAAGTGTCCAGTGGTATGGATTATATGAAAGCCAACACTCCAGCAGGACTAGAAGAGTTAGTGGACTACTTCGACAACACATACGTTTCGGGAACGTATCGACGTGTCCAGCCTCCACCAGCACAGCCAGGAGGTGTTCTCCCACCAGTACGTATGCGAAGAACGCCACCGATGTTACCACCACATCTTTGGAATGTTCATGAAGCAACCATTCAGAATGAGGATCGTACCAACAACCTATGTGAGAGCTGGAATTACGGGTTCCAGCAGCTGATCGGACACAACCACCAATCTGTGTGGACGGCCATATATTGTCTCAGGAAGGACCAGGCGCTGGTGGCAGCAGCATTGCTAGCAGACTCCCGTGGTGCTCCCCCTACCAAACGTGTGAAACGTGCAACGAGAGATCTACAAGTGAGACTTCGAAATTTGTGTTCGGACATTGCTTCCGGTAGGAGAAACGTTGAGGTATTTCCTTCTTGGTGTTGGACACTGTATACGGTTTAA